In Mycobacterium stomatepiae, the following are encoded in one genomic region:
- the rpmI gene encoding 50S ribosomal protein L35, producing the protein MPKAKSHSGASKRFRRTGTGKIVRQKANRRHLLEHKPSKRTRRLDGRTEVAANDTKRVNAMLNG; encoded by the coding sequence ATGCCCAAGGCCAAGTCCCACAGCGGGGCGAGCAAGCGGTTCCGGCGTACCGGAACCGGAAAGATCGTCCGCCAGAAAGCCAATCGTCGACACCTGCTCGAGCACAAGCCGAGCAAGCGCACCCGGCGGCTCGACGGCCGCACCGAGGTTGCCGCCAACGACACCAAGCGTGTTAACGCGATGCTGAACGGCTGA